The Eublepharis macularius isolate TG4126 chromosome 12, MPM_Emac_v1.0, whole genome shotgun sequence genomic sequence tcttgtcttttcctCCAAGAAACTGGAGATGTATATTTTAGATGTACAGTTAACCATTTTTCTCCCCTTGCCAAGGGTTCTGTGCCTTTTGGCAGATGTACAGTAGATAGGTGTTTAATTGAACATCATTCAACAAGTGGCCTCATCTCTGGTTGAGCTGTACTTGTTAAATGTCTACTTGTTCTTCAAGGCCCAGAGCTGGAGAGGGGAGCGTTAGCATCAGTagcagaactagggttgccaacaatagggttaccaactccagcttgggaaaattcctggagatctgggagtgatgtttggggaggaaagggagtgcctcaaggatgtgatgccatagagcccaccctccaaaggtgCCACTTCccccagggtaactgatctccatagacctgttgtaattctgggagaactccagactacctcctggaggttggcaaccctaccaatagGCCGAGGGGGGGAGTTTTCCCCCCTCCAGGCAGTTGGTAAACTGGGGTGTAGTGAAAACTGGCAGTCCTAGTTTGTGTAAGAGAGTAGTAACAAGGGAGAACTGAAAGGAGTAAAAAGTAATTTCCCTTTTCTCTGTTTCTGCCCTCAATCATGTGACTCAGCAAAAGTGTCCTCTTTTTACATAGGGCCACAAGAGAAATCTCAGGATGATTCAGCaaaaagaatataaataaataaataagcaaaagcgacttcccttcctttcccttcagccccctcctctccccctttgTTATTGCTCTACAGCGAGAGACCTTGAGGCTGTTCCGTCTTactgatcctccccccccccccaacacacacacacaattgttaGCAACATAGCAGTGACGCAGTAAAACAGGGAAAGAAAGAACGCTTATGCCATTTTGGTAAAGAAGACTCGCACTGCAGGGTGTCATGTTTTTCAAAGGACCAATTCTGTTATATAAGGGACAGAGGATGATGGtggaaagaaaaaatgaagaaaCAAGCGTGGGAGACAGCACAACAGCAGGGAGTCAAATAACCGGTTACTTAAAAATTAAGGGAAATTTCAGACATTGCGTTATTTGATAACGGCCTTCCCAAACACGCTTGAAAAATCATCCTATGTATGTACAGAGGCCATTTCAATACTCGCATAGAGGAAAAAAACCATGTCAGTTTCATAGAGCTAAGATACAATTTTCTTTTACATGGAAGATGAGATCCTTTTAGGACAGGGATATTTCTCTCAAACGTTGCTTTGGGTTTGAAACGCAAGAGCAGAAACGTTCTGTACAGGTTAATGCTAAATACATGTTTTTCAGGGATTTATCTCTATTACATTCAATCCCACTGTTCCTTCAAAAAATCAAGGCAGCACCCTCTCCCTCTTCACACCCACTCCGGGGCTGCTGGGCCCAATTCACCCAGGGAGTTTGAAGATTGAGTAAGGAGTTGATAGAGTTGCCAAATGACCTGGAGAGAAAAGTCCTGTTCCTTTCACTGAAGCTTAATAGATGTTAATTATCAGGTGATGTCATtcatctccatgccatgaaaagcttcacctgccaaTTGCCATACATTAAACATCTAtgaaagggacagaacatttttctccagaccggTTGACAACCCGATACCCCTCTCCTGTAATTACTACACAATGCTGGTTTTCTATTAAACCAGTTTTAACTGTTATAATTTTAAACAGATCACACCTCTAAGTAAGCATGTATCTGATTGCAGCCAAAAGCCAAAGCTTTTTCTTTCCTATGCCAAGTGTTCCACAAGTTTTCTTCTCTGGGTTAGAGGGGAGTGTTCTGTCTTTGTGTCTTTTCTTTGGTTTGCAAATAGTGTGTCTTTAGTGAGAGCCTTAATTTTCCATACCTTCCTGTGGTGATGAAGCATGCAGTCCAGAAATGTGTAAAACATCCAGCCTCCTTAGCTTCACAACTCCTTTTCATATATTCTGCCACTGGGCTTATTCTATATTCCGCTAGTTCAGTACAGAGGTATAGGCCAAGTAGTTAGTAGTTAGCTAGAAACCAGACAACAGTAAGCAAACCTTGGGGTCCTTTAGGCTTGTTTATTAGGGCCAGTCTAACAATGCAGATAGACTAAACCTGGGGAGCAGCACAgttcaacagctgtttgtccttGCATGGGTTGAGAATACACCTAGAATTCATAGTGATATCACAAGGAAGTTCTCAGTCACCTAGGAATTGGTTAAAAAAAAGtagtcccctcccctttttttgttttctcAAGCAAGTATCTCTGCACTGAaatggtttcaggtaggtagctgtgttggtctgttgcagtagaacagcaggatctgagtccagtagcaccttggagaccaacaggattttcagggtataagctctgactctcgaaagcttataccctgaaaattttgttggtctgcaaggtgctactggactcagatcctgttgCGCTGAAATGTTGTCACACACACTCTGCCCTTCCTTCTCCAATTTGACCTTGAAAGGCAAGAACTTTCCCTTTTCAGGGCTGTCTTGCAGATCCAGTTCCAGCTGTTGCCTTCAAGTTTTGTGTAATTTTAGTTGCAATCCTAAAATTACTTTCCTGGGAATGAAGCCCGCTGGATACAATGGGAGttacttctgagtagtcctatttAGGCTTGCTCCCTCAGTCATCTGAATGAGAACAAGTTTCAGAGTCCGGTGCTGATGATGCCGGGCCAGTTCAGCCAGAAGATGATGGGGAATGCTGATAGGTTCTGCAGAGTTTAATTCATCACGTCAAATTACTTACGtttttgtttcagaaatgtttcatctctgtatttgaatttcCACTTCTTTTCAAGTTTTTGCAATGTGTACcccattatattgtttattgaatgtcccaactgttgaatcttttgacttacattgtgtaatctataatcccactttgagtctcagtgagaaaggtggactatgaataacagaaataaataaaataaacctgttGGGCGTTCATACCAAGGCAAAGCTGAGTCAGGCCATCTTTCTTGCTTTCCTATTTGTCTGCAAGAGTGTGGGTTGTATGGGTTTTCTGCCAAGGTCAGCATCATGTGAGGGTTCACATGACAGCAGGAAGTAGCAAGATTAAGACATAGACCTAGTTGGCTGAGAAAAAGGGAAGCCTAGAAGCCGAGCATCCCAAGATCTCTGATGAAAGAATTATGAGTTCATATTAAACCTGCATTCCATCTCATCACAAGCCATTCTagaagtttacaaaatatgtctaGCAAAAGGACGACACCAATAATAAACATAAGCATATGTTTATAATGTTACTAAATACCGCTTGCATTCAGCTGCTTAGGGGTGCCTAACTGCCTGGAGAAGAAAATATcctttccctttaatagagggctaatgagatgttatttaccaaatGATGTTATTGTCTTCTGTGTCGTGAAAAGCTTCACTTGCCCATTTTCATACTTTAAAGTTCTTTCAATGGgataagacatttttctccaggccagttagTGTTGCCCCAAaactgtcctgtccctttaaaaaagGTTGAATAGGATGTTAATTGCCATGTGATGTTGTtctcctccatgccatgaaaagcttcacctgctcatTTATACACATTAAacttttattaaagggacagggcatatTTGGCCAGGCCAGTTGGCAATCATAATTTCTGTTTAGATAGTCCCACACGTGGGCCATTTTAAAACTTACTTTACTGACTGCCATTGCAAATTCCTCCTTAATCAACATTACCTGAGCCTGGCCTGAGTTTCTCCCACAGTAACATTCGTTCTTATCTGTGACTTCACTTGCTCTGTGCTGGCGCAGAGGTAAAAATGTCTCACTTTCACAGTTAATGCAGGTAGCAGGCTTGCAACCCACGTTAGGCCCTCTTGCACCATTGGGTAAAGTGAACTTAAGTGCAGTCTATTCCTATTGTTCATAGGAATCCTCTGTCACCATATCTTATGAGAATCTTTGGAAATGGGAATGTGTTTCTGAGACAAAATGGGAAATGCAAGTTCTATATGTGAGGTGAATGGTTTCAATTTTTGTGGAATATTGGAAGGGAGCCTATCCTATACATATATGGGAGGGTATTACATCCTGACCATTCATAGGTGCAGCTATGTTTGAACGTTCAAAGATTTCCTAAAAATATTTGTTTAGAGGGTTTAGTCAAACTGTTCTTTGTGgcacaagaaggaggggggggggttggggaatATTGGTTGAGGTCTTATTTTTTATTGGACAGATTTCTCTGAGAAAACACAATAAAAAGAGTCTTTGGGTTCATACTCTCTTTTCTAGGCCACAatggaagaaaaacaaataaaggaGGGCCTCGTGCTTATCAAAGCTGATGCTGGCTCCCAAAGCTACAAGATAGCTGCATATTATTGTTCCCTAACTTACCACAATTAAAATACTGTCCAAAGACAATATCTCACACCTTCTAAGGAGTTCAGGGCCACGCACCTGGCTTTCtactccctcattttatccttgtCCTATGAGGAAGGTTGGGCTGAGAAAGAGAGgtaggcccaaggtcatccattgAGCTTCAGCCTTCAAGACTGAGGAAGACAAGATTTGAGTTCAGCCAGACCAACTCAACAACCTCTTATTTGCTTAAAGACAAATCAGAGATGAAGAGAATTAACAGACAGATGAGATCAAGTATTTGGAATATATGCCATGGTTTTTTAGTCACTGCTTTAGCACCTTCACAATTCTTTCACTAGTAGACAaagatcagttttttaaaaaattgagctggcaaacctagtcaCACCATGTTCCACCACCCAGTTAAGAAAAATGCTTAGAAATTGCTTGCTATGCCAGAAGTTGCTGAAGTTGAAAACATGCAATCAATCATTTCTGTTTTGACAAGGAACTCTTATCAAGAAGCAAGGGTCAGGACATAAGAACTTTTGGATTGGATGAATGTCTCTTTTTTGTGTTCTATCCTTCCTCTATTGCTTTCTCACtctgagctggatagcccaggtgagtctgatctcatcagatctcagaaactaagcagggtcggccttggaggtgggagacctccaatgaagaccagggttgaagaggcaggcaatgacaaaccacctctgaatgtctcttgccatgaaaaccccactagatgtcaccataagtcagctatgaattgagggcattctccaccactactATTGTTTTCCCCTCCACTGTAAGCTGTGTGGGAGCAGGATCCAACTAGGTTGCTGGGTAATTCTGAGTTGCCATTTTCATCAATGAGGCCATTATAAATCATAAATGGTATAGTAGTCTACAGTCTGCCAGATGTATCTGGGAGCTCACAGGCAGGGCATGAATGACCTTTCTCTGTAGCTCATCCTCAGCATCATGGTATTCAAAGATATACTGCTTTTGTTTATGGATTTTCCATTTGCCACTGTGGCTCACAGCTACAGACAGATTTGCCCTCCTTTGATAAAGCCATCTGTACCTGAGATCATCTTCATACCTTGTGGAAACAAATTTTGAGTTCTGTATCTGTCCTGAACCCTCTGCCAATTAAGGAAGAATAATTTCTCAGTACATGCCATCATTTAAAAAGTTTCTGTCAGGTCCCTTTAACCTTTTTATTACTATTTGTTTTTGGTGCTATACTGAAAAACTCCAAGCACATCAGCCTTGCTTCACAGGGAATGTGTTCTCACTGCTTAATTGTTTTTTCCGTTAATTATAAACCCTTATCAATGTGTACAGTGCAGTTCCTTGGGTAGGGAGGAGTGTTTTGCttatattcatttaaaaatatgctCATTCAGGCTGCAATCACAGCCCAATCATTATGAAGAAAGTCTGGCTGAACTATGTTGGAGTGAGGGTTAAACTAGCCGTAGCAGATCCGCGAGTTTAAAGCAATCATATAAAGAGTGGAAGGGCCAATTTTAAGagaaaagggagaatatacatgaAGATTTGAACCTTGCCCCTTCCATTAcatctgtcagtccctggcagtttggtccccccccccccccagttctccacagttaacacacacaggtgttccagttgaagtaactttattagaggtCCATTCAATACAAGGTGCagagacagtggaattggcagaagtgacatatgtggggctagcagtgttaattatagggaatcttcccgccttAGGATAGAGGACCATTAAGAGAGGGGGGCAGGTTTGTAGTGAAACtttgttttagagcagacagtgagaaagatgaacttatctttggttctcaggaggAGCACACCACAagccagcttcggctggctgtcaaggacactggctcagcggcgAGAAAGTGAACTTAAATATTTGtaagataacccactggcatggaacaataaagaacttcccacactctcagaagccagaagcagaacccatatacattcatggcagatatgcagggggcATATATGACAACATCCTGCATTTCATTATCCCAGACAGCTTTTGCCTTGCCAAGCTCACTCTATTGTTGGGGTCCGGTTGTATGTTGGATGCCTCTGAAATTCTCCTTTGGCTATTTACACTGGAGCCTTCACTTTCTAGAAAGCTGGAAGAATCACTTTTAAACACCTATATGTGCTGCTTTCTATATTAATACATATAAGAATCAGACTTTTAACCCAAAGTAAGCTATTGGGATGTAACTGCTGGATTCAACAGTTGGTCAAGGAAAAGCCAGAATTGCTTTCTTCTTGTTAATCTGTTTGTTCTTCTCCTCCTGCACCCTGATAGTAATAGCAGGGCTGTTATCTCTCATGCACAGCCAAGGGTGGAGCCATTTATTTTTTGGAAGTAGGCACCCCTTCCTTCTCTAGCATCAGCAGGGCAGCTCATCCACTGCCTAAATTTTCACTCTATGGTGATAACTGAGAAAGTAGGGTAGATGTCATCTGCTCTACTATATCCAGCTGCAGTTTCATTTAGGGTGGCTAAAACATACTATTGCCCAAAACACAcagcttggggggtggggcagggagacAGGTTGGGAGAAATCCATATCTGGCTTCCTAAACTGCAACTACTTGAGCTTTTTAACCAGAAGTTGAATATTCACAAGCATCAGCAAGAGATAACATTATGAGGCTCCTCCTTTAGAATGGGTATCAGCTCCCATTAGACAgtcagaagaggaagaaagagaccTTGCAgtggaaaattactgaaacagcaAATGAGGAACTGActcagaatattaaaaaaaaattgcagacaGTTATTTTGATTCATTACGATGGGGAAAAATCCCAAAGCAACTGTGATGCAATAGTTTTATTTGGACCAACTGAAACATCAGAACGTACATGAGCTTTCAACTTCCCTAGTTCTTTTTGGGTTGCATGTAGAATATAaaaggggagagaaagaagaaattatgtttcatcccaaacaggaagtgttCAGTGTTctttaggttaaaaaaaaaatcacactagCTACAAAAAATTCTCAGGTTGCACCTAAGCTACTGGGGACCAGTGATCTAGTTGCTGatccccttttaaaaatataactatGCACTACTGATTCAGATTTGCCCTTATAATTTCCTCCTCTATACTCATAGGCATCCCTGACAtagatggcccaagctagcccagTCTTGCCTGCtcttagaagttaagcagggtcagcccggGTTAGtatatggatgggagaccacctctctgtctctcttgccttgaaaaccctatggggtcgctGTAAGCCTACTGTGGTTTTCCAGCACCTTACACATACCCATAGGagtgcatatacacacacatgtgcTAGCTGATGAAGGGGATCTCGGAGATCTTTaaaaggtgccacaagatttaGCTGTTGTAagagactaatacagctacccctCTAGGACTGAGGTGGAAGGCACAGCAACTCCATGGGACAAGCTATTTTTGCCTAGTGTTAGCTACCACTCAAGTAGTTAACAAGCAGTTCCACTTCAATTGCATACCGAAAACAAACGGGTTAGGGTCAGAAGAGGCTTTTCGGCTAGGGTATGAAGTATCCTCATAGCAAACCAGACCATTACCTAGATGGCCcatatttattaaacaggcaTCAGTTCTCAACCATCAGATTCACTACTggcttctgactggcagtggctttctgaGGTCTCTCTCAGCATCTGTTTCCTGGGGCCCTTTAACTGGAAAAGCCCAGGACAAAATATGATAATTTTGCATGAAACCAAAGCTATTGGTTCTCCCCACTTAAATTTCAGGAATGAAAGTGCACTGGTCAGCTTGAAGCCCAACccactgttcccccccccccgccccatacacTAATTATTTTGCCAGTTCTTCTGATGTGGAAAGACATGAGAACTTGGCTGAAAGCAGAGTTACGCTGCTCTTTCCACACGTTCTCACAATACCCTTTCTTTTGATGTAGCCACTGTAACCCTTGCCCTTCAGATAAAGAAACATAACACAAGACAAGTTTAAACTGGTGAACCCTTGTTTATTGGAAGCATGCCAATTGAGAGTTGGCAGGTACAACCCCCTTGACTGGGGCACGGCAACTGTAATCGTGGCGGGTAGGTTCTGTGGGTTCACAGAGGTGGTGCTCCCAGGGGTATGGAGTGGGGGGGGCATGCCACactcagctgctgctctctcctagGCTGTGCTTGTCAAAGAGATACTCTCCAAGGCCCCCCTGGGATGCTCCCAGCCGCCGGAGGTTGGTGATATAGTCACCCAGGACCTTGATAGCTTTGACTTGTTCATCGAGGTAGTGAGTCTCCAGGAAGTCACAGAGCTGGGAAGGGAGAAATAGAACAAGGTGAGATGTTGGCAGCAGGCATTTTAACCAAGGTTCAAGACCTCCAAGACAGTGGACACAGCAGAGTTTGGAGAACATCAGCCCAGCCACCCCCAATTGGAAGATGGACAAATGTTCACCCTGGCAGTTGGAGCTGTTTCCTCTGCTATATGGATGCACTTGAACCACTGGTAACCTGGAGTTCAATTAAAGCTGAACTGTAAAACTGATGGCAGATCAGGGTACTTTTAACTTTGACCTCTCCCACCACAATGACTTCTCCATAATTCCTTGCATAAAGGATGCTCTGCTTTCTGCTTGAAAATACCACTCTACCCAATTATCTCTGCCCAGAACAACAGTTCTACCCTATGGTAAAGATCAAAGGATTGTTACAACAAAAACATCCAAAGTCATTATTATCAGAAATGGGATGCAGTGATGGCTGGACCATTGGGACAACAGTCTAGCCACACCTAGCTTTCCACAGCCCAGCAGACAGCAACTGTGTCTTTGAGGCAAAAGCATCTCTGCCTTTCCAGAACAAAGAGACCAACATGATACTCACGTGTGGGTCTCCCTGGTCACTTGCCAGGCGGTGCAGCTCCAGAAGGGCCTGGTTCACACTCTTTTCCAGGTGAAGGGCTGCCTCCATGGCATCAAGAGTTGTTCCCCAGGCATCCCGTTCTGGCTTCTGGAAAGAGAAAATCGTGGACTGGGTTTCATTTTAAGTTGGCGAGTTATTTCTAGGAAGAGGATAAAACTAAGGCCAGACAAAGTCTGTGACAGAGGTAGATTCCGAACACAGGTCTACCACCAAACACCACATTATCACAGCTGTGTTCTTGGCATCCTTTTTTACTTACTACTCCACAGGCAACTCCAAAGtacaggtgggagtggggggacccCACAGGCCACTGAATTTGGGCAATTGTTGTTTGTGGTCTTCAGTTAATGCAACCAGCCCCAAATTTTACCATAGCTGCCCAACATTCCCAGGTAGATCTCAAAGCCTCCTCAAAAGACCtggctatcccccccccccaacactcaccttgatatCTTGTAGGAGGACACGGCCACCACGCTGGCTCTGGAACCGAAGTAGCTTGTCAGCATGTTCCCGCTCTTCATGTGACTGTGACCGGAAGAATTCGGCGACGTGTCGCAAGGCAACGTCATCCCGGTCAAAATAGGACGCCTACGGAAGGAAGCAAAAGACGACAGAAACCAATTAGGTTGATGCTTAGGTCAAAGAAAGATTCTAAACAGATTTGGAAGAGAGAAGTGGTCACAATATCTCTTCACAGGCCTAAAGCATTTGTGCATGAAGCAGGGCTGATAGAGGAGAGATTTTCCAAATACAAGCTTTAAGTCAACTTGTTCATATTCTTCCTCAAACTATACAAACTCTTTGTTAAAAAAGGAAACTGCGGGTAGTGGCAAATTCAGCATTTAATCGTAACCCTTGGATCAATGCCAATCCAGGAGTACAGAGCAGCCACCACAAGATGGCTCCCAGTCTAGTACATGGCGGGAGTATCGTCATTCAAAGTAACTGAATCTGCCATTTGAGTTAGCAGGCAAAATAAACTAGCTCATCCAATGGCACCTGGTTCTGTTAACCTCCCATACCACGCTGGATGGTGCATGGAGATTTTAAAATTCACCTCTGGGTCATTTGCATCCAACCAATAGTTTTTAATTTTGTAGAGgcattatataccacttttctgtcGTTTAAAGCAACTCATAgtaattaaaatttattttctctgttgCAGGAAAATGGCCAGGTGGGAGAATTGTTTTTATCTCCCACCCACACATATTAAAACAGTTTAGTAATTTCCTGTTCTCAGGTATACCTCCCCAGAATAGAGAAACCTTAAAATTCTGTACACTTAGAGTGAAAGGGGAAGAACAGAGAAGCTATACTTTCTTCAAGACTGGGAAGTATATATTGGGCAGGGACTACAGTTATTGGAGCAAATAGGAGTGTGGAAACAATTCTATACGTACACTATTTAAATAGGAGTTGAAAAACATCTTGATTAAAGCTGGAACTAACCCACCTGAAAAGGGGGCAAATGAAGGCTACAGACAGAGAAGTGAGAACGACAGAGCGACTGGGATAGTGGGGGAGGAAAGgttggagtggagagaaagaaagcaTCGCCTGGTTTATCTCAGCCTCCCAGACTTGttgatccaccccccaaatctgctGCACCACAGAAACCAGAAATGGCAGTGTTGGGGGAACTACAGTACAAGAAGAGATAAAGGGAGCGGAAAGGCAAACAGAGAATGAAATGCAaatcttctcccccaccccatgtgagatggtggggggagaggagaaggaacaagATGATGGGCAAATGCAACTCTCAGTATTTCAGGGTTCTCTTGCCACTAAAGCCAACCAGGAGAAGGGTGCAGCGATTTAAGGCATAGATACAACCCCTATCTATAAACCTAtgtaacaaaaaaagaaagactaGTTTCTTTACAAGGCATGGATAGAGGTTAGGACCCCTGGGAGGGGGAAACTGATCTAATGATTATGGATGAAGGCCAGCTGATAGACAGGGCTCCTCCAGATCTCCTCTGGAGGGAAAAGGGAGCCTGGCCGGGTAGTTCAGAGAGGAGGACCCGTAAGACACCAAAGCCTTCTCCCGGAAACAGAGAGCAACGCGTAAAGCGGTCGGGCGTCCGAAGGCGACACTCACCATGGAGAGATAGACGTAGCTGGCGTAGAGTTCCATGTTGACCATGCGGTTGACGGCCGCTTCACAGTCGCGATGGTAGTTCTGGCGGATCTGGGAATCCATCGCTCCGGTTAGCTGGGAGGTTCGGGTTTTAAGAAGCGTCTGGTCCGGCTGGTGCAAAAAGTGATCTGTTGGCTGGCAGTTTTGGTGTATCTCGCTCGATTGCTGCAAGTGTGCTCGAGGCTACCAGCGATTCTCTGCGGAGAGGGAGGAAAGGCGGTGGAATCGGGTTCCGTCCAAACACTGTTGAAGCAAGAACCGAGCTCCGCAGGACAAAGGGAGGCGAGCCCCTTTTATAGGCGCCGCTAGGCAAGCGGGAGGGACGTGCGCAGAGGCCAATCGCCGCCCGTCTCCACACCATCCGGCTTGGTTGCgaaaggtggagcctgggaagagagGAACCCGGGCGTCCGGGTGCCATTCTGTCCACCAAGCAGGTGTCTGGGCTTAACCGCTGGAGCTCGGGCTTCCATGCCCGGGCTTGCTTAGGTGTGGCACAGGTGCGTTGGTGCCAAGGGTGCCCTCTTCCTCCCCTAAGATGCTGAACCCTGAACAGCTTCATGGCAGACAAAAAACAATAAGGGAAACcaatgtggtgtagcagttagagggGTCGCGTAGGGCCAGggcaaaaatgtcctgtccctttaaagaaAGTCGAAGCTTTTCATGGTGTGGCAGtcaataacatcctattaagcctcggttaaaggaacaggacattttttttctccaggcttagAGACCCCCTACTCAGCATAGAGCTCACTGGGTAACCAGCAGCCTTCctttcttagcctaatctacctcacaaggttgttgtgaggatcacatGGAGAAGGAGAGTACAATATACACTTCCAAAAATGGAAAgtgggcaggataaaaacatatTCACTAATTAAAAACATAAGATTGCTTGTCCTGCATTGAGGTGCAATGAAAAAcctcttagatttctgcatattgtgtctttaagatccagaggagtaaatagcaaagagtccagtagcacctttaagactaacagacttttttgtagcataagttttccagagccacagctctctttgtcagatgcaggatgcatctgacaaagagagctgtggctctggaaagcttatgctacaataaaatcggttagtcttaaaggtgctactggactctgctattttgtgTCTTTATGGGAATTTTAAACAATTCTGGCAACCCAAtatgagcatgtgcaaagtgtgtggTGGAGGGATGATTAGTCAGTCTTGCTGgtcgatttgggggggggggggagggggatcaaaagcagcagcagtgtaattccttttattaggaccagctAAAATGTAAGAAAGTAGTgaacaagcttttgagttccacaGAGCACTTTTACAGACTGGATGTTCCAATTTAAAAatgtggaggaaggaaaggaaagactATTAAGACATAATTAGGAAAGACAGTGCTGTGTTTGAAACATAATGGGCTATTGGGGTTAGAGAAGTAAGAAACTGGTATTTTCCTTTGGAGAAGTGAAAACCCACAACACTTCAGATATGCAGTAATCAAACACTCAGTTCCTTTTATAAAGGGCATAACAGAAGTAAAGAAAAATTGTGTGGTCGCTATCATAGCAAAACTTGAGATTTTTAATCTACGTTTAGGTGGTTTGCAATCAAGGCAATTAGTTAAATGTTAACTTGTGTCTGGGGCTGCATACAACAGAATGGCTTGTCTCCTGCTATGGGTAATTATATATGAGTAAgcagccctaacctggatagcccaggtgagcctgatctcatca encodes the following:
- the LOC129340283 gene encoding ferritin, higher subunit-like, which codes for MDSQIRQNYHRDCEAAVNRMVNMELYASYVYLSMASYFDRDDVALRHVAEFFRSQSHEEREHADKLLRFQSQRGGRVLLQDIKKPERDAWGTTLDAMEAALHLEKSVNQALLELHRLASDQGDPHLCDFLETHYLDEQVKAIKVLGDYITNLRRLGASQGGLGEYLFDKHSLGESSS